A portion of the Pseudorasbora parva isolate DD20220531a chromosome 1, ASM2467924v1, whole genome shotgun sequence genome contains these proteins:
- the si:dkeyp-75h12.7 gene encoding uncharacterized protein si:dkeyp-75h12.7, with translation MITVKNFLASSLSDLDIVCLFCSASWKNVSHCIQISRQSCDLSHVFPSLNNYNDISLTSEELPGLNKSLPCDPINDSAATFSPPNISISMDNGSLWVTVNLPCAPSIFCEEEGSSYEEEEEMACPCPIKDFKSVLATVTLYNKHNLSDKQTHTVAVMVGNTLKVEFGFPTPGQEYCAVANFTAEDLAPSPSSLPQCVHVPAKIESFMSLIVMIACAVLIALGLVIFLLWRHCASSERPLPRSLALLQDLELQNETFIDSCKAAPHNESSEDVHISVVSICDFTLTDNQSSYHNSQSLGNGYYTSPILHNPNYIEDFVESGELDIEVQNDEFHLFPSHPVLEAQVGCPYQNQREETANIPLSSVQVKCTQQDEMSSEDLERYGDVELFITEYETDEKDSEQIQTTGCSQKTEYI, from the exons ATGATCACCGTAAAGAATTTTTTGGCATCTTCATTAAGTGATCTTGatattgtgtgtttgttttgcagTGCATCATGGAAAAATGTTTCACACTGCATCCAGATTTCCCGGCAAAGCTGTGATCTGTCACATGTCTTTCCAAGCTTAAACAACTACAACGACATCAGCCTGACATCAGAAGAGCTTCCCGGGCTGAATAAATCTCTTCCCTGTGACCCTATAAATGATT CTGCTGCCACATTTAGCCCCCCCAACATAAGCATCTCCATGGACAATGGAAGCCTCTGGGTGACGGTAAATCTTCCTTGTGCTCCATCCATATTCTGTGAAGAGGAAGGAAGTTCTtatgaggaagaggaggagatggCTTGCCCCTGCCCGATAAAGGACTTTAAAAGTGTCTTGGCCACAGTCACTCTATACAACAAACATAACCTCTCAGACAAACAG ACACACACTGTTGCAGTGATGGTTGGAAACACACTCAAGGTGGAATTTGGTTTTCCTACACCAGGGCAAGAGTACTGTGCTGTGGCCAACTTCACAGCTGAAGATCTGGCCCCCTCTCCATCGAGCCTCCCGCAGTGTGTTCACGTACCAGCAAAGATTG aaagCTTCATGAGCCTCATCGTCATGATTGCGTGTGCTGTTCTCATTGCTCTTGGCCTAGTGATATTTCTGCTCTGGAGGCACTGTGCATCTTCTGAACGTCCCTTGCCCAGATCTTTG GCTTTACTTCAAGACCTGGAACTTCAGAACGAGACTTTCATTGACTCCTGTAAGGCTGCACCACACAACGAGAGCTCTGAGGATGTCCACATTTCTGTTGTATCCATCTGTGACTTCACACTCACGGACAACCAGTCTTCTTACCACAACTCTCAAAGCCTGGGCAATGGGTATTACACAAGCCCCATCCTGCACAATCCAAACTACATTGAGGATTTTGTGGAGTCTGGAGAGTTGGACATAGAAGTCCAAAACGACGAGTTCCATCTGTTTCCATCACATCCGGTTCTAGAAGCACAAGTGGGATGCCCGTATCAAAATCAGCGTGAGGAGACTGCGAACATTCCTCTGAGCTCGGTGCAAGTGAAATGCACTCAACAGGACGAGATGTCAAGTGAAGACCTAGAGCGGTATGGAGATGTTGAACTGTTTATAACTGAATATGAGACCGATGAAAAGGATTCAGAGCAAATTCAAACTACAGGTTGTTCCCAAAAGACTGAATACATTTAG